GGCATGCTCAAGAAGAGCGGCCTGCTCACGCTGCACCGCGGCGGCGGGACGTTCGCCGAGCTGGGCGGCCTCGGGGCCCTCAAGGCGTTCTGCACGAAGGCCCTTCGGCCGGGCCGCGAGGCCGGCGTCCGCGCCCGCGGGATCCTCTTGCTGGGCGTGCCGGGGACGGGCAAGTCGCAGTTCGCGAAGGCGCTGGGCGCCGAGACGGGCCGGCCCACGCTCGCGCTCGACGTCGGGGCGCTGCTCGGCTCGCTCGTCGGCGAGACCGAGCGGAACGTCCGCCAGGCCCTGCGGATCGCCGACGCGATGGCGCCCTGCATCTTGTTTTGCGACGAGGTCGAGAAGGCCCTCGGCGGCGCGGCCTCGGGCTCCCACGGGGACTCGGGCGTAGGCTCGCGGCTCTTCGGCTCGCTGCTGACGTGGCTGTCCGATCATATGTCGGACGTCTTCTTCGTCGGCACCTGCAACGACGTCTCGAAGCTGCCGCCGGAGTTCGGTCGGGCCGAGAGGTGTGCGCCGTTTTACGGTTGATCTCGATTGAGTCTCAGACTCCCGGGGTGTGGACAATCCCCCCGGAGGGCACCGGGCTAGGCGATCCCCGAAAGGGGTGACCTGAACATAGCATTCCCGGAAAGTAGGCGGGGGTCGGCAGTCAGCGAAGACCCCGCGCCGCGAGCCCTGCAAGGAGTGGACAAGGCTGTGCCTGCTTGAACCCGGAGAACCCATGAGTCTGGCGCCTCACCAACCTACGCTGTCTATCGGTTGGGATGCATCGCCGATCCCCGATTTGAAGCTTTTATCGGGGGAAGGTCCACCGGCGGTGAAAGGGTCTCAACGAGAGACCTGAAGGGTTCGAAACGGGGTCCTGATCCCTTGCTCGACACGTCGGATCAACCGGAATACGGGATCGCCTAAAGGGCGCGAGCCCCATGGCGACGGAGCCCCCATAGTAGCCAAACGCCCGGGGTAACGCCCGGGACACGACGAAGGGGGGCAGGTGTTGGGAGGACCGGAGATCAACCTCGATTAGGAGTGCTGCGAATGCAGTCGATCCATAAGTTGATCGAAGTCCTCTCGGACCGAGGACGACGGGAGCTCTGTCTGGAGCGGGTGTACCGACACCTCAGCCGTGAAGACCTCCTGATCGAGGCGTACGCCAAGATCGGGAAGAATGATGGTGCCCTGACCCGAGGGGTCGACGGCGAGACCGTCGACGGGATGAGCCTGGAGAAGGTCCAAACGATCAGCCAGCTCCTGCGGGACGGTGATTGGATCTGGAAGCCCGTCCGGCGCATCCACATTCCCAAGAAGGACGGCAAGACGCGTCCCCTGGGGATACCCACCTGGTCGGACAAACTGGTCCAGCAGGTGATCAAGTTCATCCTGGAGGCTTACTACGAGCCGCAGTTCAGCCCTTTCAGCTTCGGCTTCCGAAGCGGACTCGGCTGCCATCACGCCCTCAAGGAGATCGTGGACCGTTGGCGAGGAGTCAAGTGGTTCATCGAGGGCGACATCTCGAAGTGCTTCGACGGCATCGACCATCAGGTCCTGCTCTCGATGCTGACCGAGAAGATCCACGACGACAGGTTCATCAAGCTTGTGCGGACGATGCTTGAGGCCGGATATCTGGAGGATTGGCGTTACGGCGAGACCCTCAGCGGCACGCCGCAGGGGGGGATCGCCTCACCCGTCCTCGCCAATATCTACCTCGACGCACTCGACAAGTTCGTCGAGACCACCCTGCTCCCACGGTACAACCGGGGGAGCAAGCATCGGGTCAACGAAGAATGGCAACGGTTGAACAACATGATCAACCACCACCGCTCCACGTTGACGGCCGAGGAGTATCTCGGCCTGGTGAAGGAACGGAGGAGGCACCCGTCGAGGGACCCTCGCGACCCGAACTTCCGGCGCCTGCACTACGTCCGGTACGCCGATGACTTCCTGCTGGGGTTCGCCGGGCCGAAAGTGGAAGCCGATGAGATCAAGGCTCAAATCCGGGGCTTCCTCACCGAGAGGCTGAGGCTCTCGCTCTCGGAGGAGAAGACCTTGATCACGCACGCGACCACGGAAAAGGCCCGGTTCCTCGGCTATGAACTCCGCTCGATGCGCTCCGACACCAAGGTCAGCCCGTCGAAAGGCGGCGGATTGAGGCGGAGCGTCAACGGGCTGATCGGGCTGTACGTCCCCAAGGACGCGATCGAATCGCGCTGCAAGGCGTACATGGCGGACGGGCGACCGACCCAGAAGACGAACCTGCTCCACGCGAGCGATTACCAGATCGTCACGCGCTACCAGGGCGTATTCCGGGGGCTGGTCAACTACTACGCCATGGCACACAACGCCTCGAAGCGGTTGGACCGGCTTCGATGGGTGCTCGAGACTTCGCTCGTGCACACCCTCGCGGGTAAACATCGTTGTTCCGCGGCCTCACTCTGGCGCAAGCACAAGGTGAAGGTCCCGACCGAGCACGGCCACGTGAACGCCTTTCGGATGCTCTTCCCGAGGGACGGGAAACCGCCCCTCATCGCACAATTCGGGGGCCTATCGCTCCGGCGACGCGAGTTCGCGACCGCCGAGGACTTTGGGATGGGGATGGTCTTCGCCAAGTCGACCGACCTCATCCAGCGGATCGCCGCCCGGGAGTGCCAGGTATGCGGTGCGACCGGGGTTCCGATCCAGGTCCACCACATCAAGAGACTCGCCGACCTGAAAAA
The DNA window shown above is from Paludisphaera mucosa and carries:
- a CDS encoding reverse transcriptase domain-containing protein, yielding MQSIHKLIEVLSDRGRRELCLERVYRHLSREDLLIEAYAKIGKNDGALTRGVDGETVDGMSLEKVQTISQLLRDGDWIWKPVRRIHIPKKDGKTRPLGIPTWSDKLVQQVIKFILEAYYEPQFSPFSFGFRSGLGCHHALKEIVDRWRGVKWFIEGDISKCFDGIDHQVLLSMLTEKIHDDRFIKLVRTMLEAGYLEDWRYGETLSGTPQGGIASPVLANIYLDALDKFVETTLLPRYNRGSKHRVNEEWQRLNNMINHHRSTLTAEEYLGLVKERRRHPSRDPRDPNFRRLHYVRYADDFLLGFAGPKVEADEIKAQIRGFLTERLRLSLSEEKTLITHATTEKARFLGYELRSMRSDTKVSPSKGGGLRRSVNGLIGLYVPKDAIESRCKAYMADGRPTQKTNLLHASDYQIVTRYQGVFRGLVNYYAMAHNASKRLDRLRWVLETSLVHTLAGKHRCSAASLWRKHKVKVPTEHGHVNAFRMLFPRDGKPPLIAQFGGLSLRRREFATAEDFGMGMVFAKSTDLIQRIAARECQVCGATGVPIQVHHIKRLADLKKGGRRRIARWKEVMIGLRRKTIAVCVTCHGAIHSGRYDGPALS